The Micromonospora sp. WMMD961 genome has a segment encoding these proteins:
- a CDS encoding extracellular solute-binding protein: MDINPAWSRRGFLGMGVGVLGAAGLAACGGESDSPAKVQPEVPQELIDAAAAMKGSSMGMLSQKLYSTAANEALDSSIKKFADTTGTKIENSLVQADAGDVVAKIHAEVEGGVARDLAFMTDSRFVAQFQALGDLEDVTDVVQALTAKYGEPCAEAKNFCVFDGKWFAIPYHFIGIGSFLRKDWMQDKGITPKDIYSWEELRDVCLEISDPAKRRFGWGMTVNRSGDGNGMIEALINAYGGSIASNDGRKVTFNSPETVQAVTFLGDIYTNEKYKPMLPPGIASWTDTSNNENWLAGILGYTRNQFSVYADSRTKKNPVHANTHVFSDCIGPATNNPLLLGQSQGFVVFKGAKNPGLAKLLAQYLVSAPALLGVAKEAPGLVMPAWEKVWDADPFFTSGDPAFPMLRKITELKLPLNTKNGLAFPQKASAGQQAVGSAYVLTDMMQQVVQGTAPAQAVTTAHAKMVQIFNQQGLPQ, translated from the coding sequence ATGGACATCAATCCGGCCTGGTCACGACGCGGCTTTCTGGGGATGGGGGTGGGGGTGCTCGGCGCGGCAGGTCTGGCCGCGTGTGGGGGTGAATCCGACTCGCCCGCCAAGGTGCAGCCGGAGGTTCCGCAGGAGCTGATCGACGCGGCGGCCGCGATGAAGGGCTCCTCGATGGGGATGCTGTCGCAGAAGCTGTACTCGACGGCGGCGAACGAAGCCCTCGACAGCTCGATCAAGAAGTTCGCCGACACCACCGGGACGAAGATCGAGAACAGCCTGGTCCAGGCCGACGCCGGTGACGTGGTGGCCAAGATCCACGCCGAGGTCGAGGGTGGGGTGGCGCGCGACCTGGCGTTCATGACCGACTCGCGCTTCGTCGCGCAGTTCCAGGCGTTGGGTGACCTGGAGGACGTGACGGACGTCGTCCAGGCGCTGACGGCCAAGTACGGCGAACCCTGCGCCGAGGCCAAGAACTTCTGCGTCTTCGACGGCAAGTGGTTCGCGATCCCCTACCACTTCATCGGGATCGGGTCGTTCCTGCGCAAGGACTGGATGCAGGACAAGGGCATCACGCCCAAGGACATCTACAGCTGGGAAGAGCTGCGGGACGTATGCCTGGAGATCTCCGATCCGGCCAAACGCCGGTTCGGTTGGGGCATGACGGTGAACCGGTCCGGTGACGGCAACGGCATGATCGAGGCCCTGATCAACGCGTACGGCGGATCGATCGCCTCCAACGACGGCCGGAAGGTCACGTTCAACTCCCCCGAGACGGTGCAGGCGGTCACCTTCCTGGGCGACATCTACACCAACGAGAAGTACAAGCCGATGCTGCCGCCGGGGATCGCGAGCTGGACCGACACCAGCAACAACGAGAACTGGCTCGCCGGGATCCTCGGCTACACCCGCAACCAGTTCAGCGTCTACGCGGACTCGCGGACCAAGAAGAACCCGGTGCACGCGAACACCCACGTGTTCTCCGACTGCATCGGACCGGCCACCAACAACCCCCTGCTCCTCGGCCAGTCGCAGGGCTTCGTCGTCTTCAAGGGCGCCAAGAACCCCGGGCTCGCCAAGCTCCTGGCGCAGTACCTGGTCAGCGCGCCCGCCCTGCTCGGCGTGGCGAAGGAGGCCCCCGGCCTGGTGATGCCCGCCTGGGAGAAGGTCTGGGACGCCGACCCGTTCTTCACCAGTGGCGACCCGGCGTTCCCCATGCTGCGCAAGATCACTGAACTCAAGCTACCGCTGAACACGAAGAACGGCCTGGCCTTCCCGCAGAAGGCCAGCGCGGGCCAGCAGGCCGTCGGCTCCGCCTACGTCCTCACCGACATGATGCAGCAGGTCGTGCAGGGGACTGCGCCGGCGCAGGCCGTGACGACCGCCCACGCGAAGATGGTGCAGATCTTCAACCAGCAGGGGCTGCCGCAGTGA
- a CDS encoding ABC transporter permease subunit produces the protein MTQRRLGRDWRLATLFLAPMALLVGALVLVPIARSILTSTTERHGQDTVFVGLDNYLALVGDDQFHTGVVNSFVFTAYAEIFKVVLGLSAALLLHHRRRGRAVLTGLLLVPWVVPTVVTAFSWRSLLDPIFGSVNTLLTATGIGPLLASAHLVDSWPAGWLSDPELAMPSVILVNVWKGVPFFTVCFLAGLKAIPADLYEAATIDGASSVQRFMNVTLPGLRHVLTVTVTLSSIWTFNNFDLVWLLTQGGPGDVTAPYVLIAYSKAILQLQYGAGAAVTLVMLPVIGGLVFVLVRLLRQDTTIRLPRRRQAAWRIGARRWAGTARKALPWVVTAVVTGLLFWASPEIFWKAAVVLGVILLIAVAVGRVVSTLQSRGGRRSAAAASGLGSWVALAGLLFFVLGPLYWIAVTAFKSEGQVVMRTDDLWPTPWTLEQFSALFDNQPFGRWYLNTILVSAASTAVALVCAALAGYALARLRFRGAQGFTVTVLLTYVMPGALLFIPLYQMLIGARLTDSLWSLVVTYPTFTLPFATWLLVGYFSSIPIELEEAALVDGCTRLQAFGRVVLPLAKPGLLAVALFTLTNAWNEFLFAFVFITKDEYKTLPVGMQSMIAGDVVPQGQLAAASLLVSIPVVVMYALGQRFLTEGLTAGAVKG, from the coding sequence ATGACGCAGCGGCGGCTGGGGCGTGACTGGCGGTTGGCGACACTGTTCCTGGCGCCGATGGCCCTGCTGGTCGGCGCTCTTGTTCTGGTGCCGATCGCCCGGTCGATCCTGACCAGCACCACCGAACGGCACGGGCAGGACACCGTGTTCGTCGGCCTGGACAACTACCTCGCGCTCGTCGGCGACGACCAGTTCCACACGGGCGTGGTGAACTCGTTCGTCTTCACCGCGTACGCCGAGATCTTCAAGGTTGTGCTGGGGTTGTCCGCGGCCCTGCTGCTGCACCATCGCCGTCGCGGGCGGGCAGTGCTGACCGGGTTGCTGCTGGTGCCGTGGGTGGTGCCGACGGTGGTGACGGCGTTCAGCTGGCGCTCCCTGCTCGACCCGATCTTCGGCAGCGTCAACACGCTGCTCACCGCAACCGGAATCGGGCCGTTACTGGCCAGCGCGCACCTGGTCGACAGCTGGCCGGCGGGCTGGCTGTCCGACCCGGAGCTGGCCATGCCGTCGGTGATCCTCGTCAACGTCTGGAAGGGGGTGCCGTTCTTCACCGTGTGTTTCCTCGCCGGGTTGAAGGCCATCCCGGCGGACCTTTACGAGGCGGCGACGATCGACGGCGCCTCGTCGGTGCAGCGGTTCATGAACGTGACGCTGCCCGGGTTGCGTCACGTGCTCACCGTGACGGTGACGCTGTCGTCGATCTGGACGTTCAACAACTTCGACCTCGTCTGGCTGCTGACCCAGGGCGGACCGGGTGACGTGACCGCGCCGTACGTGCTCATCGCCTACTCGAAGGCGATCCTGCAACTGCAGTACGGCGCCGGCGCGGCGGTCACGCTCGTCATGCTGCCGGTGATCGGTGGGCTGGTGTTCGTCCTGGTCAGGTTGCTACGCCAGGACACCACCATCAGGCTGCCCCGGCGACGCCAGGCGGCGTGGCGGATCGGGGCGCGGCGGTGGGCCGGAACGGCGCGCAAGGCGCTGCCGTGGGTCGTCACCGCAGTGGTCACCGGCCTGCTCTTCTGGGCGTCGCCGGAGATCTTCTGGAAGGCGGCGGTGGTCCTCGGGGTGATCCTGCTGATCGCGGTGGCGGTCGGCCGGGTGGTCTCGACCCTGCAGTCCCGGGGCGGTCGACGGTCGGCGGCGGCGGCGTCGGGTCTGGGGTCCTGGGTCGCGCTGGCCGGGTTGCTCTTCTTCGTGCTCGGCCCGCTGTACTGGATCGCCGTCACCGCCTTCAAGTCCGAGGGCCAGGTCGTCATGCGCACCGACGACCTGTGGCCGACGCCGTGGACCCTGGAACAGTTCAGCGCCCTGTTCGACAACCAGCCGTTCGGCCGCTGGTACCTCAACACCATCCTGGTGTCGGCGGCGTCCACCGCGGTGGCGCTGGTCTGCGCCGCCCTGGCGGGTTACGCACTGGCCCGGCTGCGGTTCCGCGGGGCGCAGGGCTTCACCGTCACGGTGCTGCTCACCTACGTGATGCCGGGTGCGCTGCTGTTCATCCCGCTGTACCAGATGCTCATCGGCGCACGGCTCACCGACTCGTTGTGGTCCCTGGTGGTGACGTACCCGACCTTCACGCTGCCGTTCGCCACCTGGCTGCTGGTCGGCTACTTCTCGTCGATCCCCATCGAGTTGGAGGAGGCCGCGCTCGTCGACGGCTGCACCCGCCTCCAGGCGTTCGGCCGGGTGGTGCTGCCACTGGCCAAGCCGGGGTTGCTGGCGGTCGCGCTCTTCACCCTGACCAACGCCTGGAACGAGTTCCTGTTCGCCTTCGTGTTCATCACGAAGGACGAGTACAAGACGCTCCCCGTCGGGATGCAGTCGATGATCGCCGGAGACGTCGTCCCACAAGGACAACTCGCCGCAGCGTCGCTGCTCGTCAGCATCCCGGTCGTGGTCATGTACGCCCTCGGGCAGCGCTTCCTGACCGAAGGGCTCACCGCGGGCGCGGTGAAGGGCTGA